The segment AGGCACAGGTGCAATCAAGGAGGACTGTGAGTATGAATTTAGGCAGGATACCTTTGTTTCTTGGTTCCAGGATTCTTGGATATGCCAGGTATTGGGTAAATGTTTGCAGTAGCTTATGTGATCATGGGTGTTTTGGAGCACCTGGGGGGTAGAGGTGATTGGGTAGGGATCCAGAGAAAAGTTTACACTCCAGGAACAGGTGCAAATAGCATGGGTCTATGGCTTGGCCaatgttttttattctttattcctTTATTGAGATATACATTCTATGTCCAATTGCTTTACCATACTAATGCTCCTGATAGTTTCtactttctttctgcctttctttctgcctgtctttttctttctttctttctttcctctttcgtccttccttcctttcttccttccttccttcattttctatctttatttctttgtttcctttctttccttcttcttatttctttcttccttctgttctctctctctctccatcattcttttttctatctttttacaTCCTAGGTGATGTCTTTCCAATTGTCCCCTCATAGTTTATCTCTCTTTATATCCACTTCTACCCTCTTAAGAGATGTGGACACTACCAGAGGTTTCTTCTGGACTATCATGTCAATTCTCTGTAGGATTATGgcagtactctaccactgaatcTATCCAAGAAACAGTGTTAGGAATCTGATTCCACACTCAGGCTACTACTTTAGAGATAGCCTATTCTCCAGTGGTGGGTGACACTCGTTGAAACAAAGCTCTTTGTCTtgtacatgtgtgcaagtgtCTTTGGTGAAGCAGgtgttttttatttggtttgtgtCTCAGTTCGTGATAGTTTCCAGGTATCCAGGATATTTGATTCTATCATTCTTGCTAtggacttcttttatttttagggCCTTCAACCTTTCCACTAACTGTTCCATAAGAGTCTCAGAGTTTTGTCTAATGTTTGGGTTGCATTACCTGAATCTGTTTCTAGTAGTAACTGGGGAGAACCTGTCAGAGAAGCATTATGCTAGTCCCTTGTCTCACTCAGCATGACAAAAATGACTTTTATCACAGTTGCTGCTATAATTCCTGAGCAATTTGAAAACTCTTGAGCCAATTGTTAAAGTTCACTTTGCTCTCTGCCAATCAGTTTTACAAATTACATGCACATAAGTTCATTAAAATCTGCTCAGAGTGCTTATCTGCTTTTCTAATCCAAAGTTCTTAACTCCCTTACATTCCTTCCAAAACAAATATGGTCAGTTACATCCATCCTTCTCTGTGGTACAAATTTATACCTTCAatatgtttctgttgttatacAGCATAACTGCAAACAGCTTTATGAAAGGAGAGATTATTTGGACATTCATATCCTTATAGACTGTTCATCATGTTTGGGAAGCAGAAAAGTATTAAAAGAGCAATGGTATCAGAAATAGTGAGCTGAGTATTCATGTCTTTACATAAAAAGCTATGACTATCAATACCCTCCTCAGTGCAAAGCTTTCTACTTCAGTGATGCCCAATGCAACCCTTTCCAAACAGCTTGAAAAAATGAGCAATTAtaactttacttttttaaagctattttgaATGCTGGTTTTTAAACACATTAACCTCCTTTTTATCTCACCAACCAGCAGAAATAGtgaaaaatgagagaaataaacatatttaaaaatggtTCTTTAGAACGACTCTCATCTGTGTTGTTAAAAAATTTGAAAGCTTGATccctcagtataggggaatggcagggtgggGAGATTGTAGGAAATGGATGGGTGGTGGGGAttaccctcatggaggcagagggagggggaataggATACACATGCTTCTACATGTTAAACCAGGAaatagaataacatttgaaatataaataaagaaaatatccaataaaagaaaagaaaaaaataaaaaaaataaacacacacacacacacacaattaggaGTTCATTTCACCCATCTAGAATGATAGCTTGCTCTACTCCTATATACTTCACAGATATTTCTTCAGTCCTGTTCAGTagagctgagaaaaaaaaaagtaaacaccaGTGACACTACTTAACACAGGAGCCAGAACTCATCCTCTACACAAGCCAACAAGAATATCCAGAAAATTTCTTGGCTGTGCTTCTctttcaaaacaaataacaacaaaaacacatgaccTAAAAACTTTACATAGATAAACCAGCCAAGCTCAGGTCTGTAACCATTCATGGAGTCCTACTTATACCATCTCTAAACATCAGGTGTCCTTCACGGATCTTGTCTCTTTGTGTCATGCTttaacatgtatgtctttctcaACTGACAACACTGTCAATCAGTCCAATtccacaaaagaaacaaaatgtcaaAAACAGCACCAGAagacattttgtgttttctctctataGAGTCCTGACAAATGAGCCTCAACCACAGAGtgcaaaacagacaaaaacatgTGTGTTTTGCATGAAAAGAAATTCATCACTTGTCCTTTTACACGTTTGTTTTAACAGAACATTCCTTCAGCTGTGTATGCTTCAGTCAAACactccttcacaagtctgccctAGCTTTACACTTACGTTTGCTTCAACCAAATGGTACTTCATGTTCATCCCAACAAAACCCTATTCAACACAATCAATTTTGCAAAGAACCTATTAGTTTGCCCTTCCGGCAACAGGTggtagtcttttttctttttgtcaatgGTGGTATTTCCCACTCAAATCAACACAGTATCCATCCAGGAAACATTGACAAGGATAGAATAACTTTTTATGTTTGTAATTTATTGAATTGAATCTTGAAATTCAGAGAATTCTGGGAACAGAAGCTACAATTGAATCAAGAGGCTGTATTTCTGATGTGAACTATACTGCTTTAGTATCTCTTAAGTTTTAAAGACTCACAAAAATATTCTTATTAGCcagaatttaaatattaatttgttaCATTATCCATTATTTTCTCTTAATTATGATGAAATTtatgttcaaaatatttttcatcaAGATTTTTGAATACTCTAGGACTCCTAAaggaatttttattaaaaaaaattcatggcATATCTATTGTTTAAAGGAGAAAGTTGATTTTTTGTGAAGGATAGATATTTGCAAGTAAATTCTCTGATGAATAGGGCCATGTTCAAAGATTTGTTACTGCCATGTTGACGTTTTCTTATTGTTATTCAATTGAATTTTTAAGTGGTTTAAATAGGAAAATAAGAATGATTCTTGGTGCAAATTATTACGACAAACACTTCAGCAGTTATTCCTGAATTTTTGACTGATTTTACTTGGACTAATGTGATAACAGCGCACAGTGATGGAATCTTATAATTAATAGTAGACTCAGGTTTCTATAGTGGAATTAAGAGACTGTTGGAGTAGAGTAAGTCACAGAAACTTCTTTGTACAATTCTCCCACAGCAGACCTCAATATTCTTGGTATAGTCTGAAATGTTATTCTTTAGGGTTCATGAGAATTTAATTGTTTGTAGCTTCTTCAAACAGTTTAGAATGTCTTATTGGAGACAATCACATGAATTTAATGATGAACTTTGGGAGTTAGTTATCAAAATAGTCCCTGAAAAGTTGTTGTCTCCCAAAGTAAGGGGTATCTTTGCCACAGAAGAGGTAATGAAAACTGTAGTTCATAGGTGAGATGAGGTCATAAATAATGACCTTCATCTTACAGTTAAAATTTTCCCTCTTGCTAATGCTGGATTTCAGAAATTTGAGGAGATCATGAAGGACTCACTGAGCTGAAGTTTTTGCACAAAGAATGAGTCAGGTGAGCAGTTTAAATTTGCTGTATGTAGCAATACATCTAAGAAGGGAAGTCTGGAGTAAAGATTTTATGTGGGAAAATCTGATGCTGAAATTGGAAACTCATACAATGCAAACCTTGTCTTCAAAGAATCTATGAATatctttcactttattttttccaaattccTTATTAATTGTGTGATTTACTAAGGAATTTAATGTAAGCCTGTAAATACCAATGAATATTAATTCAATTTtctaatatatttgtatatatatatgtgactgCCTATGTTCAAATACAGAAGTAATCATGatcataatgtgtgtgtgtgtgtgtgtgtgtgtatgtatgtgtgtgtgtgtgtgtggtgtgtttaggggacaactgttcttttttttctgacaaaTTTTATATTCCAATAATATTATCCTTATACATTTTAGACAAAGTTTTCAAGTCTCTGCAACTTTCTGAATATTCTAAGCTGACCTGGCAGGGAGACCTGTGGTTCTTCTTTACTTTCTGTTCTAGTACTTGGGTGAAAATTCCTCTTTTTTGCTGAATGTAGAGGTTCAACTCAGGCCATTACATGTCCAAGTCCAAGAATTCACCTACTTAACCATTTAATAAcctataattattttaatttcttggctatatttttctataaaatatttgtttttccatGTAATATCCAGGAATTCATTCCATATATTGAGAATATGAgacaacaggaaaacagaaagttaGAGTCCAAATCATAGAGGAAGAAAATTTATTCGGTCCttcaaaagcaataaaaatatcaaacttCTTTATTAGCTTTTTCATAATTGTGCATTATGACACTAAAATAATATATGGCTCTGTCATTGTTACATGTTCTATTTTTGGGACATGCATTCCTATCTATGTTAATCCATGAATGATGCAATCACTGCTGATCTATACTTTACTGTTTCTAAGTTCATTCATGATGTATAAACAcatagtttgtttttatttgcttgttatacatttcttgtttttatttacaatGCTTCAGTGTACACTATCATCTGAAAATAAGCTGAAGCTCTGTCCTCTTAAATAGTATGTAGGGATTTTTAAAGTTATAACCTACAAATAGCATTAAAATTTCCTGGTATACAAACCAGGAAAGTACAATGATTGACATGAATATTATATACTTTCTGTTATATAGAAACTTTAAGGTAAATATTCTTATTTGAATATGATCACTATTTTCTGTGTGGTTGATGAATGCTTTAATTTTAATCCCTAAGAGAAAAGAATATGAACCATTTACTAATTTTTGGACCAGCAAAATAGGTGGCAGTACATAAGAATACTGTAAATAATATTAATCATAATGACCTATTGAGTCAAATATCTAATTGCAAGGTTATgataaaatagtcataacagcaccgaaaataaaattacagttgTAAGAATGTTATTTAATTTTGAAGCAAAGTCATTTTTATCATATCCTGGAACAAGcacaataaaaatatttgcagTTAAAACTACAAGTGAGGCATAAACCAGTTCTTTAAAGAGACAGTTTTAGGGGTTGAGGattttagctcattggtagagcgcttgcttagcaagcgcaaggccctgggttcggtcctcagctctgaaagaaaaagataggTTTAATCATAAAGAAGTAAAACTAGGTTTGTCTTTACAATAAGGTGTCTTTGAAGACTAATGTGGAGGAAGACTGATACAGCATTCCTGTTTCATCTTATATATCCTCCTGAAATTTTTGATACAGTCTTAGAATTCTTTAAATGGGAAGCGATAAAAACTTTAATTCATAAAAGGAGGCATATATAAATTGTGATGGCTCAGATAGTATCAGAAGGACATACTTTTTTAAATCATTATATAACAATAGGTAATATATGTAGTTATACTGTCGATTTGCCagggaattttgttttgttttgtttgttttgttttgtatatacTATCTAGCAATTTGTTGAGAACCAATGGGGATGTGTTCTTCTTAATTGTCTGGGTCTATAAATATGAGAATATTAGGCAATATTAGTGAGAAATAAAACTATGTGCCTTTCATCAGAAGCATTTGTTTTGCTATCCCATTTGAATAGACTGAGAATATTTACATCAATATTACTGAATTACATCAGCTTTTGGCAAGTTGGGGGTTTTCTGTTATAGGAAgcttaactgggactggcttagtGTAAAACATGTTTGGAGAAATTAGTTGGTTTCTATTCACTGTGTAGATATAAACTACAGATAGAAGTTAAatttaaatatcttaaaaatCAAACTCTTATAATTGGAGTACTCCAcacaagaaaacagaataaacagTTGACTGACCAAGTGCTAATTTGCAGTCCATTTGAAAGCTGGGGTTTGGGGGATCCAAGGTTTAGGAATTGATTTACTCCCTGAAGTTTATATTGCCATTTTTGGAAACTACACTTAAATTCTTGATGTACAAAAAGCTTCTATGTATTATCTGAAAATCAGCAATAGTAGATTCATAGTTTTGAGGCATAATAAAATTATGCTTTTGTTGAAAAAACCTGaacattcttttgtttctgtcCAGGGAGATGGACATATAAATTGAGTAGAGATGATTTTAGCATGATGTGTAGCATCTGTAAATTTTAATTCAAAGACTATCAGAGGAAATTTAACCTACTGTGTATGTGACTAACCATAATAACAGTATTTTAACTGAGCTAGATTAATAAGTTATCAGAATTCCATTGGTGGGATAAAACTCTGAAATATGAAATCTCAGCGTACAGTTACTTGCATTTGTAAacagtaaatatttttctaaaactttATATTTTGCGTAAGCATTTCATTGTTACCATTTTACTTGTTTACCATTGCACATATATGAGTACTTGTTGAAATCCATCTttgaaaatcaaattattttataCATCAAAATATATATCTGAATCCTGCTTATTCTTTAATATGAAGCAAACTTCTAAAACTTGCTCAGACACCTGCTGATAAAGCTACACTTAAATATTAacatcaaatatctgagaagtaaAAAAATTAGCAGTAAGCAAAATTCAAATGGACAGTAGATCACAGGAATCATTTTCAATTATACGTATTACAGGACAGAGTCAGCAGGTATCAGATATTATTTGATGGTCATTTGTTAGGTATACATGATTTTAAttgtaatttacttatttttagttACTTATAAATGTGATAACTTTGAAAACACACATAATAAGATAAATAAAGGTTGCATTTGTAAATGAATTATACATAAAAATTGGGTCATTTATGTGATAACTATTAATTTTCTGtcttaatgatttataaaaatgtcCAATACTTTAATAGTTTTTATAATATTGAGATTTTAAAGTTGTATCCCTTTGAAGTATAgtattgaaaattataattcatAAGGTGAATCTCTTTTAGTATGAAATCAAATTTGTAATTATACAGTCCATACAGACAGGCAAATTATTTTTCTGGTACTTGCATAGTGAGCCATTGCAGAACATCACAGTTTATTCTATGAGAAACTTAACTCCGTCTCTGTTAGcttgaaaaattttaaagaagagtCCAGCTAGGTCAGACCTCTCTGATTAACTATATTGTTCTGAGCATTATGTAAGTCTATCAAATGTATTGAACCACAGTATTAGAGGAGTTCCTGAGGTTCTAAAGATTTCTTGGATTGCTTATGTGACCTcaattgtgatttctttttctttttcttcttcccttgtgTCTAGGTTCTGCTGCATACCAAACAGGAAAGGATGGAGCAGAACCTAGTTCCTCAGTCTATGCCATCACTTGGGATGTTTAGAATCAGAAATACACAAGGTGAAATCAGGCAatgtaaacagagacagagaaagacagagaaactgaaagagagaaagaagagacatagaaacagaacgacagagaggaaggtggagaaTGAAGTGGGTTGGAAGGCTCAGTCTTGTATCAGTGTTAAAGCCCTTTATTATTACAGATATTTTAGATGACAGCAAAGCAACTATTTCACATTGTATTCATCAAAATAGCTTGTACACATAGGTTTTATTAGGGCTGGAAATAAATGTAAACCTTGGAAACCGAGAAGCGGTTCCTCTTAGGATAAATTTTCATTTGCTGAAGTTTAAAGTTCTGTGAGTAGCTTAACTGTAAGTTGGTCCTATAATTTTGCTAAGGACTATATGGTATTTGTTAGGTAGAATGATGTAGCTTTGAATACTCATAAAGTGCAGAGTTTAGGAAACTCAGGTTGAAAGCGAGTTTTTCATTCTCTATACCAAGTTCATGAAACCAATATGGGCATGACAGACATTGATATCACTATTATAGCAGGATTTTTCAACAGTAGGTATTGCAACCCTGACAAACAGTAGATTATTTTTAACCCCAGTATTACCATGGTGTCCCCTGGGTACCATGCAGTTTAGGAAAAAAGAACTCATGGATCTGAAAGAAGTCGGAAGGGATGACAAATATCCAAATGGGCTGTTCTATTTTCATTTGTTGCACTGTATGGGGAATTTAAGATCTTGGAAGATAGAAGTAAACATGTCCCCAAACCAGTATCCCACCGAAactgaaaatgaatagaaatagagCAAGGCATAACAGAACGTTAGACGAAATATATAGAATGATAAACCAGCCTGTCTTAATCATTGTGTAGAGTCAAATCAATTAGTTAAGAAAAAAACTAATTTCTTTCCTATTTATAATTAAACCACTATTTCGCAAGAAGTAAGATATATCCAACCTGTTATTTCAATTACAAATGTTCTTATGAGGCACGTTCCATGAAATGATAACCATGTCTTTTTCATGTCAAAGGCTGAAGTCTTAAATCCCATTTGAGGTGGATGTAGTCCATGtacatgaattttaaaacattgttttacCTGATTATTTGTTTTCACTAATTTGTCCTTGTTGACTCATGttagctttcttctctttccatatTTGGTGTTAAAATTATCTTCAATCATAGGAATATATATTGTTTACTATGGTTTTATCATTACACTTATTTTACTGCTCATTGGCACCAGACACTGGATCTCATAAGAATATTGTACATTCTTCACCAGTTTAATCTCTAGTTAATATTTTCACTTTTTTCCTGACTGTGGTGGAAATGAttcatatattttctattttgttgtttACTTAATAAGAGGTATCTACTTAAGAATACTGTATCTGTGTGCAAAACCAAGAATCTCTATATATGTCTCCTATATAAATTATAATGAGACCtagatattaaaatttttgtatTGTGTTACTTAAACTTTATGGTGAGTAGTTTGTACAATATAATAATCATTGCATTATGTGTGCACAAAAACATATTTGCATTGTTTCAGAGTAATGTTTTTCTTTCGTCTAAATTTCAGAGGAGAGATGCTtagatttctcttttttatttttatttttcttttcttttttgtttactttttctgtttttttttctttttgctgtaaAAGGGTAATTAATATAACTTTGTCTTCAATATGAGTTGTTACTGGAAATTAATTTTGGAATTTGTCAATGAATATCCCTTAGATTTTTACTCACTGGTCATTGATTCTCTAAGAGGTACTTGGACATTCTCTTAATACTTACATTTCTATGCAAAGATCTGGAATTACTTTTCATAAATATATAGACTAGAAGATTTAAGCAGTGTTACTGACAAAATATTTTTGTGAAGTATTGCGGATAAAGTGATTTTCTGAGTCAGAGTGCTCCTATTACGTCAACTACTAGAGAATTGTTATCTAGAgcccatgtgattttttttgttcacATCAAAAACCAGGTCTCTAAGTGTTCAAGGAAGTGACTTTTGTAACAATTTAAGGAAAAACTGTTAAATGACAGAATGTACCTCAAGGATTTGATAATAGGAATAGTGTTCTTACTTCAGAGTACAGTTGGGATTTTGGGaaatttctctcttctttcctgctACCTGATTAATTACTATattgaacataaaataaagacttcAAATTTAATTCTTTTACACCTATTCACAGCCAACTTTTTGATCCTTCTTTCTAAAGGACTGCTCCATACAGTGCATACTTTTGGGATAAAAGGATTTATCAATGACTTTGGCTGTAAATTACTTTTTTATATTCAAAGACTGGGCAGAAATATGTCCATTAGTACCACCTGCTTCTTGAGTGTCTTCCAGGCAATCACCCTCAGTCCTAGGAACTCTTTTTGGATGAACCTTAAAGTCAAAGTTCCACATCATATTGGTCTTTTCACTTCTCTTTGCTGGATTCTCTACATGGCATTAAACATGATTTTTCCTGTTTATTTGGATAGCAAGGAGAACAGAAAGAACCTGACACATGAAACTCCTCTCAAATATTGCTCTAATGTAGCTCATGATGACTTTATGAGCCTATTCTACACTACAACTATTGTTCTTcctgaaattttgttttctttcattatcaTCTGGTCGAGCAGCTCCATGGTTGTCATTCTCTATATGCACAGGCAAAATGTTCAACATATCCATAGCATCACTGTTTCCTCCAGAACATCCCCTGAGTCCAGAGCTACTCACAGGATACTGGCTCTCATGTTCACCTTCATAGGTTTTTATGCCCTCTCTTCCATCTTACAAGGCTGGATTGCTCTTGTATATAATCCTGGTTGGTGGCTGATAAACATCACAGCAATCATTTCTATGTGTTTTCCTACTTTGGGACCTTTTGTGATTAATCGTGACCCAACTTTGCCAGCATTATGCTCGCCATGAGTCAGAAATTCCCAAATCTCATAATGTTATCACAGGGATACACAGTGTATGGTTTCTTTTTCACa is part of the Rattus norvegicus strain BN/NHsdMcwi chromosome 1, GRCr8, whole genome shotgun sequence genome and harbors:
- the Vom1r4 gene encoding vomeronasal type-1 receptor 4 — translated: MYLKDLIIGIVFLLQSTVGILGNFSLLSCYLINYYIEHKIKTSNLILLHLFTANFLILLSKGLLHTVHTFGIKGFINDFGCKLLFYIQRLGRNMSISTTCFLSVFQAITLSPRNSFWMNLKVKVPHHIGLFTSLCWILYMALNMIFPVYLDSKENRKNLTHETPLKYCSNVAHDDFMSLFYTTTIVLPEILFSFIIIWSSSSMVVILYMHRQNVQHIHSITVSSRTSPESRATHRILALMFTFIGFYALSSILQGWIALVYNPGWWLINITAIISMCFPTLGPFVINRDPTLPALCSP